A single genomic interval of Alistipes provencensis harbors:
- the hisIE gene encoding bifunctional phosphoribosyl-AMP cyclohydrolase/phosphoribosyl-ATP diphosphatase HisIE — protein MKIEGKPFSALSAAKLPGGLVPAVIQDARTLQVLMLGYMNEEAYDKSLAEGRVTFYSRSRRCLWTKGETSGNWLDIVSIAADCDDDTLLVRVIPHGPTCHTGSKTCFGEAVPETEGFIRYLQSIIQGRHAEMPEGSYTTKLFNRGVNKIAQKVGEEAVETVIEAVAQNREAMIYEASDLVYHLLVLLEATGCSIADLEKELARRHS, from the coding sequence ATGAAAATCGAAGGAAAACCGTTTTCGGCGCTCAGCGCCGCAAAACTCCCCGGCGGACTCGTCCCCGCCGTCATTCAGGACGCCCGCACCCTGCAAGTGCTCATGCTGGGCTACATGAACGAGGAGGCTTACGACAAGAGTCTCGCCGAAGGGCGCGTCACCTTTTACAGCCGTTCGCGCCGGTGTCTGTGGACCAAAGGCGAGACCAGCGGCAACTGGCTCGACATCGTATCCATCGCCGCTGACTGCGACGACGACACGCTACTCGTGCGCGTCATCCCCCACGGCCCGACCTGCCACACGGGATCGAAGACCTGCTTCGGGGAGGCCGTGCCCGAGACCGAAGGTTTCATCCGCTACCTGCAGAGCATCATCCAAGGCCGCCACGCCGAGATGCCCGAAGGCTCCTACACCACCAAGCTCTTCAACCGCGGCGTGAACAAGATCGCGCAGAAAGTCGGCGAGGAGGCCGTGGAGACCGTCATCGAAGCCGTGGCCCAGAACCGCGAGGCGATGATCTACGAGGCTTCGGATCTCGTCTACCACCTGCTCGTGCTGCTCGAAGCCACGGGCTGCTCGATCGCCGACCTCGAAAAGGAGCTGGCGCGCCGTCACTCCTGA
- the hisA gene encoding 1-(5-phosphoribosyl)-5-[(5-phosphoribosylamino)methylideneamino]imidazole-4-carboxamide isomerase, with translation MIEIIPATDIIKGECVRLTQGDYASRKTYYRDPLEAALRFEEAGIRRLHMVDLDGAKASEPRNLAVLERVATRTGLEVQYGGGIKSREALRSVFDAGAGRAICGSLAVREPERFAQWLTEFGPERLILGADIRDGAVAIQGWLESSALSAPELIERFLPQGLTQVICTDISRDGMLCGPSAAFYAELQNRFPGVEITVSGGISAMDDIGELDRQGLRSVIVGKALYEGRITLKELERCLRNA, from the coding sequence ATGATTGAAATAATTCCCGCAACAGACATTATAAAAGGCGAATGCGTCCGTCTTACGCAGGGCGACTACGCCAGCCGGAAGACCTACTACCGCGACCCGTTGGAAGCCGCCCTGCGCTTCGAGGAGGCGGGCATCCGCCGCCTGCACATGGTCGACCTCGACGGCGCGAAGGCTTCCGAACCGCGCAACCTCGCGGTGCTGGAACGCGTGGCGACGCGAACGGGGCTCGAAGTGCAGTACGGCGGCGGCATCAAGAGCCGTGAAGCGCTGCGCAGCGTCTTCGACGCCGGGGCCGGCCGCGCCATCTGCGGCAGCCTCGCCGTCCGCGAACCCGAACGCTTCGCCCAGTGGCTCACGGAGTTCGGACCCGAACGGCTGATCCTCGGGGCCGACATCCGCGACGGCGCGGTGGCCATTCAGGGCTGGCTGGAAAGCTCGGCCCTCTCGGCTCCCGAACTGATCGAACGCTTTCTACCGCAGGGCCTTACGCAGGTCATCTGCACCGACATCTCACGCGACGGCATGCTGTGCGGGCCTTCGGCGGCCTTCTACGCCGAACTGCAAAACCGCTTTCCGGGGGTGGAGATCACCGTCAGCGGCGGCATCTCGGCGATGGACGACATCGGGGAGCTCGACCGGCAGGGCCTGCGGAGCGTCATCGTCGGCAAAGCCCTCTACGAAGGGCGCATCACCCTCAAAGAACTCGAACGATGCTTGCGAAACGCATAA
- the hisH gene encoding imidazole glycerol phosphate synthase subunit HisH translates to MTAVVDYDTGNLRSVADALHRAGAEFILTADPSLLRRADRVILPGVGEASSAMSKLRERGLDAVIPTLTQPVLGICIGMQLMCLESKEGGVGCMGIFPARVLRLPTATQTGERLKVPHVGWDTISGLRTPLFRGMAEDSYLYYVHSFAAEPCDATIATTRYGRPFSAALGRGNFFGTQFHPEKSGAAGARILHNFLNL, encoded by the coding sequence ATGACAGCGGTAGTCGATTACGATACGGGCAACCTGCGGTCGGTTGCCGACGCCCTGCACCGTGCCGGGGCCGAATTCATCCTCACGGCCGATCCCTCGCTGCTGCGCCGCGCCGACCGGGTGATCCTCCCGGGGGTCGGCGAGGCTTCGTCGGCCATGTCGAAACTCCGCGAACGGGGTCTCGACGCCGTCATCCCCACGCTCACGCAACCCGTGCTGGGCATCTGCATCGGCATGCAACTGATGTGCCTCGAAAGCAAGGAGGGCGGCGTCGGCTGCATGGGCATCTTTCCGGCACGGGTCCTGCGGCTCCCGACGGCCACGCAGACGGGCGAACGGCTGAAAGTCCCCCATGTAGGCTGGGACACCATCTCCGGCCTCCGCACCCCGCTGTTCCGCGGCATGGCCGAAGATTCCTATCTATATTACGTCCACTCCTTCGCCGCCGAGCCGTGCGATGCGACCATCGCCACGACCCGCTACGGGCGTCCGTTCAGCGCGGCGCTCGGCCGCGGCAACTTCTTCGGCACGCAGTTCCACCCCGAAAAGAGCGGCGCGGCAGGCGCCCGGATTTTACATAATTTTCTGAACCTATGA
- the hisB gene encoding bifunctional histidinol-phosphatase/imidazoleglycerol-phosphate dehydratase HisB, which yields MKKALFIDRDGTVIAEPADEQIDSLEKLAFVPGAISGLKALTGLGFDLVLATNQDGLGTDSFPEETFWPAHEKMLSTLRGEGVAFDDQLIDRTFEADNAPTRKPRTGMFGNYLDGSCDLAASYVIGDRATDILLARNLGARGILLAPAAEGLRMLDEAGAADACALVTDSWAEIAEFIRRGERRVEVRRETRETQITVRLDLDGRGDFNGEISTGLRFLDHMLAQIAHHGGVSLAVDARGDLDIDEHHTTEDVAITLGEAIDRALGSKAGIARYGFALPMDDCRALVLLDFGGRIDFEWDAEFRRERVGDVPTELFRHFFHSLCCAARCNLQISARGDNDHHKAEAIFKAFARALRMAVGRQGFGYDIPSSKGVL from the coding sequence ATGAAAAAAGCCCTCTTCATCGACCGCGACGGCACCGTCATCGCCGAACCCGCCGACGAACAGATCGACAGCCTCGAAAAACTCGCATTCGTGCCCGGAGCCATCTCGGGGCTGAAAGCCCTCACGGGCCTCGGCTTCGACCTCGTGCTGGCCACCAATCAGGACGGACTCGGAACCGACTCCTTTCCCGAAGAGACGTTTTGGCCCGCCCACGAAAAGATGCTCTCGACGCTACGGGGCGAGGGTGTCGCGTTCGACGACCAGCTCATCGACCGCACCTTCGAGGCGGACAACGCCCCCACGCGCAAACCCCGCACGGGGATGTTCGGGAACTACCTCGACGGCAGTTGCGACCTCGCCGCGAGCTACGTCATCGGCGACCGCGCGACCGACATCCTGCTGGCCCGCAACCTCGGGGCCCGGGGCATCCTGCTGGCGCCCGCCGCCGAGGGGCTCCGGATGCTCGACGAAGCCGGTGCCGCCGACGCCTGCGCGCTGGTGACCGACTCGTGGGCCGAAATCGCCGAGTTCATCCGCCGCGGCGAACGCCGGGTGGAGGTCCGGCGCGAGACCCGCGAGACGCAGATCACCGTGCGTCTGGACCTCGACGGCCGCGGCGACTTCAACGGCGAGATCTCCACGGGACTGCGCTTCCTCGACCACATGCTCGCGCAGATCGCCCACCACGGCGGCGTGTCGCTGGCCGTGGATGCCCGGGGCGACCTCGACATCGACGAACACCACACCACGGAGGATGTGGCCATCACGCTGGGCGAGGCCATCGACCGCGCGCTGGGCTCCAAGGCGGGCATCGCCCGCTACGGCTTCGCCCTGCCGATGGACGACTGCCGGGCGCTGGTGCTCCTCGACTTCGGGGGCCGCATCGACTTCGAGTGGGACGCCGAATTCCGCCGCGAGCGGGTCGGCGACGTGCCGACGGAGCTATTCCGCCACTTCTTCCACTCGCTCTGCTGCGCCGCGCGGTGCAACCTCCAAATCTCGGCCCGCGGCGACAACGACCACCACAAGGCCGAAGCCATCTTCAAAGCCTTCGCCCGCGCCCTGCGCATGGCCGTCGGCCGGCAGGGCTTCGGATACGACATCCCCAGCAGCAAAGGAGTCCTATGA
- the hisC gene encoding histidinol-phosphate transaminase, with protein MKTLEQLVRPNIRALKPYSTARDEYAGGEISTWLDANENPYENGVNRYPDPHQKNLKQRIAALKGVRGEQVFIGNGSDEAIDLAYRIFCRPGVDNAVSIAPTYGMYRVAADVNDVEMREVPLGEEYALPVDALLAAADERTKLLWLCSPNNPTGNAFPAADIERLIRRFDGMVVLDEAYIDFASEPGFLARLDEFENLIVLQTLSKAWGMAGLRLGLAFASAPVAALFARVKYPYNINCLAQAAVAERLSFDIAGQVAQLRAERDAIARTLAACPAIERVYPSEANFVLVRTPDPDRLYDALIAAGVIVRNRSRIPGCEGCLRITVGRPDENARMLETVKNFTL; from the coding sequence ATGAAAACCCTCGAACAGTTGGTGCGCCCCAACATCCGGGCGCTGAAACCCTACTCCACGGCCCGCGACGAATATGCCGGCGGGGAGATATCGACGTGGCTCGATGCCAACGAAAACCCCTACGAGAACGGGGTCAACCGCTACCCCGACCCGCACCAGAAGAATCTGAAACAGCGCATCGCCGCCCTGAAAGGCGTGCGCGGGGAGCAGGTCTTCATCGGCAACGGCAGCGACGAGGCCATCGACCTCGCCTACCGCATCTTCTGCCGCCCCGGCGTCGACAACGCCGTCTCGATCGCCCCGACCTACGGCATGTACCGCGTCGCCGCCGACGTCAACGACGTCGAGATGCGCGAAGTGCCGCTCGGCGAGGAGTACGCTCTCCCGGTTGACGCCCTGCTCGCCGCGGCCGACGAACGGACCAAACTGCTGTGGCTCTGCTCCCCGAACAACCCTACGGGCAACGCCTTCCCGGCGGCCGACATCGAACGGCTCATCCGCCGTTTCGACGGCATGGTCGTGCTCGACGAAGCCTACATCGACTTCGCCTCCGAGCCGGGATTTCTCGCACGGCTCGACGAATTCGAAAACCTCATCGTCCTGCAAACCCTCTCCAAAGCGTGGGGCATGGCGGGGCTACGCCTCGGACTGGCCTTCGCGTCTGCCCCCGTCGCGGCGCTCTTCGCCCGCGTGAAATACCCCTACAACATCAACTGTCTGGCACAAGCCGCCGTTGCCGAACGGCTCTCGTTCGACATCGCAGGGCAGGTGGCGCAACTCCGCGCCGAGCGCGACGCCATCGCCCGGACCCTCGCCGCATGCCCCGCCATCGAACGGGTCTACCCCTCGGAGGCCAACTTCGTGCTGGTCCGCACTCCCGACCCCGACCGCCTTTACGACGCGCTGATCGCCGCGGGGGTCATCGTCCGCAACCGTTCGCGCATCCCGGGGTGCGAAGGGTGCCTGCGCATCACCGTCGGCCGCCCCGACGAGAACGCCCGGATGCTGGAAACCGTCAAAAATTTCACCCTATGA
- the hisD gene encoding histidinol dehydrogenase, translating to MEILRIYPNPERSEWAALTERCTRQEEEITRQVTSILDEVRTGGDRALREITRRVEGRAPETFEIPADVRRKAAALIPAALKEALATAKANIETFHRAQLPPEVSVEPMPGVRCVQRALPIRRVGLYIPGGKAPLFSTVLMLAVPARVAGCQEVILCTPARPDGTVAPEILYAADLCGVDRVYAVGGAQAVAAMAYGTESIPRVDKIFGPGNRYVTKAKQLVGANDVAVDLPAGPSEVLVLADDEASPAFAAADLLSQAEHGGDSQAVLVCASERFALDTRRAVGEQLQQLRRGDTIREALRQSRIVVLDSREKMIDFANAYAPEHLIVSMRDAWQAAAQITAAGSVFIGAWSPESAGDYASGTNHTLPTGGWARAYSGVNTDSFLRKITYQELTRDGLSALSPAIIAMAEAEGLGAHAAAVRIRLKKQHP from the coding sequence ATGGAAATCCTCAGAATCTACCCGAACCCGGAACGCTCCGAGTGGGCGGCCCTCACCGAACGCTGCACGCGGCAGGAGGAGGAGATCACCCGGCAGGTGACCTCGATCCTCGACGAAGTGCGCACGGGCGGCGACCGGGCCCTGCGCGAAATCACCCGCCGCGTCGAGGGACGCGCCCCCGAAACGTTCGAAATCCCCGCCGACGTCCGCCGCAAAGCCGCGGCGCTCATCCCCGCGGCGCTGAAAGAGGCCCTCGCCACGGCCAAAGCCAACATCGAAACCTTCCACCGGGCCCAGTTGCCCCCCGAAGTCAGCGTCGAACCGATGCCGGGCGTACGATGCGTCCAGCGGGCACTGCCCATCCGCCGCGTGGGGCTCTACATCCCCGGCGGCAAGGCCCCGCTGTTCTCCACGGTGCTGATGCTGGCCGTCCCGGCCCGTGTCGCCGGATGTCAGGAAGTCATCCTCTGCACCCCCGCCCGTCCCGACGGCACCGTCGCTCCCGAAATACTCTATGCCGCCGACCTCTGCGGCGTGGACCGCGTCTACGCCGTGGGCGGCGCACAGGCCGTAGCCGCCATGGCCTACGGCACCGAGAGCATCCCGCGCGTCGACAAGATCTTCGGTCCGGGCAACCGCTATGTCACCAAGGCCAAACAGTTAGTGGGGGCCAACGACGTGGCCGTCGATCTGCCGGCCGGACCTTCGGAGGTGCTCGTGCTGGCCGACGACGAAGCGTCGCCCGCCTTCGCCGCCGCCGACCTTCTCTCGCAGGCCGAACACGGGGGCGACAGTCAGGCGGTGCTGGTCTGCGCCTCGGAACGCTTCGCGCTCGACACCCGGCGCGCCGTCGGGGAGCAGTTGCAGCAGCTCCGGCGCGGCGACACCATCCGCGAAGCGCTCCGCCAAAGCCGCATCGTGGTGCTCGACAGCCGCGAGAAGATGATCGATTTCGCCAACGCCTACGCCCCCGAGCATCTGATCGTTTCGATGCGCGACGCGTGGCAGGCCGCGGCGCAGATCACCGCCGCCGGCAGCGTCTTCATCGGAGCATGGTCGCCCGAAAGCGCCGGCGACTACGCTTCGGGGACCAACCACACGCTGCCCACGGGCGGCTGGGCACGGGCCTACAGCGGCGTCAACACCGACTCTTTCCTGCGCAAGATCACCTATCAGGAACTCACCCGCGACGGACTTTCGGCCCTCTCCCCGGCGATCATCGCCATGGCCGAAGCCGAAGGGCTCGGGGCGCACGCCGCCGCAGTCCGCATCCGTCTGAAAAAACAGCACCCATGA
- the hisG gene encoding ATP phosphoribosyltransferase has translation MLRIAIQAKGRLNEQSIDLLAEAGIRVAESKRKLISRAEGFPLEVLYLRDDDIPQAVAMGVANVGIVGLNEVAEKGFAVEQVMDLGFGGCRISLAVPKTTTYEGPDFFRGRRIATSYPNILARYFAERGIEAEIHTIEGSVEIAPAVGMADAIFDIVSSGGTLISNGLTEVEKVFFSEAVLIANPGLDSDKRREMEQLTFRLNSILDSRGMKYVLMNLPKERLDDAIRILPGMRSPTVLPLAQEGWCSIHAVIAQDQLWERIERLKEIGAEGILILALENMIR, from the coding sequence ATGCTTAGAATAGCCATTCAGGCCAAGGGCCGACTGAACGAACAGAGCATCGACCTGCTCGCCGAAGCAGGTATCCGCGTTGCCGAGAGCAAACGCAAACTCATCTCCCGCGCCGAGGGGTTTCCGCTGGAAGTCCTCTACCTGCGCGACGACGACATCCCGCAGGCCGTGGCTATGGGCGTCGCCAACGTGGGTATCGTGGGGCTGAACGAAGTGGCCGAGAAGGGCTTCGCCGTCGAACAGGTCATGGACCTCGGGTTCGGGGGCTGCCGCATCTCGCTGGCCGTGCCCAAGACGACAACCTACGAAGGTCCCGACTTCTTCCGCGGCAGGCGCATCGCCACCTCCTACCCCAACATCCTCGCCCGCTACTTCGCCGAGCGCGGCATCGAGGCCGAGATCCACACCATCGAGGGTTCCGTGGAGATCGCCCCGGCCGTGGGCATGGCCGACGCCATCTTCGACATCGTCTCCTCGGGCGGCACGCTCATCTCCAACGGGCTCACCGAGGTCGAGAAGGTCTTCTTCTCCGAGGCGGTGCTCATCGCCAACCCCGGGCTCGACAGCGACAAGCGCCGCGAGATGGAACAACTGACGTTCCGCCTCAACTCGATCCTCGACAGCCGCGGGATGAAATATGTGCTGATGAACCTCCCGAAGGAACGGCTCGACGACGCCATCCGCATTCTCCCCGGCATGCGCAGCCCGACGGTGCTGCCGCTGGCGCAGGAGGGATGGTGCTCGATCCACGCCGTAATCGCTCAGGACCAGCTCTGGGAGCGCATCGAACGTCTCAAGGAGATCGGCGCCGAAGGCATCCTGATCCTCGCCCTCGAAAACATGATCCGCTAA
- a CDS encoding helix-turn-helix domain-containing protein, which translates to MCDDPIQSIATRLRGLREVLELSEQEVAESCHLTLEQYRAMESGQTDFSVNVLQTISRHYGISLDVLMFGEEPRMNSYFITRAGKGVSVERRKAYRYEALASGFRARKIDPFIVTVEPAPADAPMHLNSHDGQEMNYVLEGRLLISLDGREFELEPGDSLYFDSAQPHGMKALDGKTVRFLAIIM; encoded by the coding sequence ATGTGTGACGATCCTATTCAATCGATCGCGACCCGTCTGCGCGGGCTGCGCGAGGTGCTCGAACTGTCGGAGCAGGAGGTGGCCGAGAGCTGCCACCTGACCCTCGAACAGTACCGGGCCATGGAGAGCGGACAGACCGACTTCTCGGTCAACGTGCTGCAAACCATATCCCGCCATTACGGGATCAGCCTCGACGTGCTGATGTTCGGCGAGGAGCCCCGGATGAACTCCTATTTCATCACCCGCGCCGGAAAAGGCGTGTCGGTGGAGCGCCGCAAGGCGTATCGGTACGAGGCGCTGGCCTCGGGCTTCCGCGCGCGGAAGATCGACCCCTTCATCGTGACGGTGGAGCCGGCTCCGGCCGACGCCCCGATGCACCTGAACTCCCACGACGGGCAGGAGATGAACTATGTGCTGGAGGGGCGTCTGCTCATCAGTCTCGACGGCCGGGAGTTCGAACTCGAACCGGGCGACAGCCTCTATTTCGACTCGGCGCAGCCCCACGGGATGAAAGCCCTCGACGGAAAAACGGTCCGCTTTCTGGCCATAATCATGTAA
- a CDS encoding AMP-binding protein, giving the protein MVERFLTQTSFASQEDLRRNLHIRVPANFNFAYDVVDAYAAEQPDKKALLWTDDRGEEIQFTFADLKRESDRTASWFRSLGIGKGDAVMLILKRRYEFWFSILALHKLGAVVIPATHLLTKKDIVYRCNMARIKGIVAAGEAVITDHIAAAMPESPTTKVLVSVGPEVPEGFLDFHKGIAQAEPFVRPERVNANDDIMMMYFTSGTTGEPKMVAHDFTYPLGHITTGLLWHNLHEGSLHLTIADTGWAKAAWGKLYGQWLAGANIFVYDHEKFTPVEILHKIEQYRITSLCAPPTIYRFLIREDLTKYDLSSLEYCTTAGEALNGAVYDTFQRLTGIRLMEGFGQTETTLTLATFPWMEPKPGSMGMPNPQYRIDLLTPDGRSAEDGEQGQIVIRTDGGKPLGLFKEYYLNEELTHEAWRDGVYYTGDMAWRDEDGYYWFVGRADDVIKSSGYRIGPFEVESALMTHPAVVECAITGVPDEIRGQVVKATIILAEKYRAQAGEALVKELQDHVKRITAPYKYPRVIEFVESLPKTISGKIRRKEIRSADEK; this is encoded by the coding sequence ATGGTAGAACGATTTTTAACACAGACCTCCTTCGCGTCGCAGGAGGATTTGCGCAGAAACCTGCACATCCGCGTTCCCGCGAATTTCAATTTCGCCTACGACGTCGTCGACGCCTACGCTGCCGAGCAGCCCGACAAAAAGGCCCTGCTGTGGACCGACGACCGGGGCGAAGAGATTCAGTTCACGTTCGCCGACCTCAAGCGCGAGAGCGACCGCACGGCTTCGTGGTTCCGGAGTTTAGGTATCGGCAAGGGCGATGCGGTGATGCTGATTCTCAAGCGCCGCTACGAATTCTGGTTCTCGATCCTCGCGCTGCACAAGCTGGGGGCGGTGGTGATCCCCGCGACCCACCTGCTGACCAAAAAGGATATCGTCTACCGCTGCAACATGGCCCGGATCAAGGGCATCGTCGCGGCCGGCGAAGCGGTCATCACCGACCATATCGCGGCCGCCATGCCCGAAAGCCCCACCACGAAGGTGCTGGTGAGCGTGGGGCCCGAGGTTCCCGAAGGGTTCCTCGATTTCCACAAGGGCATCGCGCAGGCGGAGCCTTTCGTGCGTCCGGAGCGCGTGAACGCCAACGACGACATCATGATGATGTACTTCACGTCGGGAACGACGGGCGAGCCGAAGATGGTGGCCCACGATTTCACCTATCCGCTGGGGCACATCACCACGGGCCTGCTGTGGCACAACCTCCACGAGGGGAGCCTCCACCTGACGATCGCCGACACGGGATGGGCCAAGGCCGCGTGGGGCAAGTTGTACGGGCAGTGGCTGGCCGGGGCCAATATCTTCGTCTACGACCACGAGAAATTCACCCCTGTGGAGATACTGCACAAGATCGAACAGTACCGCATCACCTCGCTGTGTGCGCCTCCGACGATCTACCGGTTCCTGATCCGCGAGGACCTCACGAAATACGACCTCTCGTCGCTGGAGTACTGCACGACGGCCGGCGAGGCGCTGAACGGCGCCGTGTACGACACGTTCCAGCGGTTGACGGGCATCCGGCTGATGGAGGGCTTCGGGCAGACCGAGACTACGCTGACGCTGGCGACTTTCCCGTGGATGGAGCCCAAGCCCGGGAGCATGGGCATGCCCAATCCCCAGTATAGGATCGACCTCCTGACCCCCGACGGCCGTTCGGCCGAGGACGGCGAGCAGGGGCAGATCGTGATCCGCACCGACGGGGGCAAGCCGCTGGGGCTTTTCAAGGAGTACTACCTCAATGAGGAGCTCACGCACGAGGCGTGGCGCGACGGGGTTTACTACACGGGCGACATGGCGTGGCGCGACGAGGACGGTTATTACTGGTTCGTGGGGCGCGCCGACGACGTGATCAAGAGTTCGGGTTACCGCATCGGGCCGTTCGAGGTCGAGAGCGCCCTGATGACCCATCCCGCGGTGGTGGAGTGCGCAATCACGGGCGTGCCCGACGAAATTCGCGGGCAGGTGGTCAAGGCGACGATTATTCTGGCGGAGAAGTACCGCGCGCAGGCCGGTGAAGCGCTCGTCAAGGAGTTGCAGGACCATGTGAAGCGCATCACGGCGCCTTATAAATACCCGCGTGTGATCGAGTTCGTGGAGTCGCTGCCCAAGACCATCAGCGGCAAGATACGCCGCAAGGAGATTCGCTCGGCGGACGAAAAATAG